The Synechococcus sp. WH 8101 sequence TGGACCTTCCCTTGGTGCTCACCAGTCGGCTGATGTCGACCCGCATCGGTGATGTGATCATCCGGCGAGTGGCCACGATCATTTATCCCCTCAAGGTGCCGGCTCCATCCGTGAGCGTTCCAGCGATCCGGGCCGGGGTGATCAACGGGTTGCAGATGGGCAGTGGCGGCCTCGATGCCATCCGTTTTCTCGAGGCCTATCCCGCCGAGGTGATGGAGGTGAACATCCCGGCCCTGATGGCGGTGGTACAGAAAGCCGAATCGATCGCTGGCCTGGTGAAATTCTTCTCTGAGTCGCCCCTGGACGGGCTGAAAAACGGCGACTCCTGAAGCGAAGTGCCGACGCCTCTCAACCCAGCCGCATAGATTCCTGGGGCCCTATGCGTTTTGCCGGTGTCTCTGCTCCAGAACCTGCGCAGACGGCTGACCAGCACCCCTGTGATGCAGGACTGGCCCGGCCTGATCGAGGCCTATCGGAGCTGGCTGCCGGTCAGTGATGCCACACCGGTGGTGACCTTGCGCGAAGGCGCCACCCCCTTGATTCCCGTTCCATCGATCGCCGAGCGGATCGGGCGGGGCGTGAAGGTGTTCGTGAAATACGACGGTCTCAATCCAACCGGGTCCTTTAAGGACCGCGGCATGACCATGGCGATCAGCAAGGCCAAGGAAGCGGGCTGCGAAGCGGTGATCTGTGCCAGCACCGGCAACACCTCAGCCGCTGCCGCCGCCTACGCCCGCCGCGCCGGCATGCGGGCCTTCGTGCTGATCCCCGATGGCTACGTGGCCCAGGGGAAATTGGCACAAGCCCTGGTGTATGGCGCCGAGGTTCTGGCAATCCGGGGCAATTTCGATCGTGCGCTCGACATCGTGCGTGAAGCCTCCGACCGCTATCCGGTCACCCTGGTCAACTCCGTCAATCCCTACCGGTTGCAGGGCCAGAAAACCGCGGCGTTCGAAGTGATCGAAGCCTTGGGTGATGCGCCGGACTGGCTCTGTATCCCGATGGGCAACGCCGGCAACATCACCGCCTACTGGATGGGCTTTCAGGAGTATCACCAGGCCGGTCGTAGCCGCACCCTGCCACGGATGATGGGCTTCCAGGCCAGCGGATCTGCCCCCTTGGTGAGCAACACCACGGTGGAGGATCCCCACACCATCGCCACGGCGATCCGCATCGGCAATCCCGTGAACCGGGAGAAAGCGATCGCCGCTCGCACCGCCAGCAACGGCGCCTTTCTCGATGTGACCGACGCGGAGATCGTGGCGGCCTACAAACTGCTGGGAGGCCAGGAGGGCGTGTTCTGCGAACCGGCCAGCGCCGCCTCCGTGGCCGGATTGCTCAAACGCAAGGAGGAGCTTCCCGCCGGAGCAACCGTGGTCTGCGTGCTCACCGGCAATGGCCTGAAGGATCCCGACTGCGCCATCAACAACAACGATGCCGCCTTCCATACCGACCTGGATCCGGATCTGGGCACCGTGGCCCGCGTCATGGGCTTCTGAGCGATCCGGCCCATCACCGCTCTCCCCACCGTTCATCACCACGGCTCAACCCCTCCGCGGAGGGGTTTTTTGATGCCCGATCGCACCAACCAACCCATGAACTGACTGCGGACAACCGCGATGAACCCGGACTCAAGGCCGTGGAAAACGAGGACAACCCGCCCACACGGACTAGCCCCACCCTCTCCACACCCTGTTGAAACTGTGCAAACCGGCACCCTCTCCGCACCCGGCGCCGCCATCTGCACAGCCCTGTGAAAAGCAAAACAAGCTGCTGGAGCTGGATTGGCAGGGTTTTCCACGCTTTCCCCAGCACCTCCTACGACTATTGATTTGATTTAAAAAAACAATCAATCCATTAAGCAGCAGATGAGTCGAACGTTCAGCGCCAACCGGTTGGGGCGATTGCGCTTCGCCCTGGCCTGTGAAACCGTGGGGAGCCGCTCAGA is a genomic window containing:
- a CDS encoding alpha/beta hydrolase — encoded protein: MVLSTPKRSRRRALLALATGLGLSISSLIAPAQAAKEVAFVSGAFRRSISVADLAYLAETGKARGLLADILKLGRQDPADVAKLLNQKLDLPLVLTSRLMSTRIGDVIIRRVATIIYPLKVPAPSVSVPAIRAGVINGLQMGSGGLDAIRFLEAYPAEVMEVNIPALMAVVQKAESIAGLVKFFSESPLDGLKNGDS
- the thrC gene encoding threonine synthase; translation: MQDWPGLIEAYRSWLPVSDATPVVTLREGATPLIPVPSIAERIGRGVKVFVKYDGLNPTGSFKDRGMTMAISKAKEAGCEAVICASTGNTSAAAAAYARRAGMRAFVLIPDGYVAQGKLAQALVYGAEVLAIRGNFDRALDIVREASDRYPVTLVNSVNPYRLQGQKTAAFEVIEALGDAPDWLCIPMGNAGNITAYWMGFQEYHQAGRSRTLPRMMGFQASGSAPLVSNTTVEDPHTIATAIRIGNPVNREKAIAARTASNGAFLDVTDAEIVAAYKLLGGQEGVFCEPASAASVAGLLKRKEELPAGATVVCVLTGNGLKDPDCAINNNDAAFHTDLDPDLGTVARVMGF